A stretch of the Malus sylvestris chromosome 10, drMalSylv7.2, whole genome shotgun sequence genome encodes the following:
- the LOC126585030 gene encoding SKP1-like protein 1A, whose product MSSSSKITLQSSDGESFEVEEAVALESQTIGLVIENDCADNCIPLPNVTSKILAMVIEYCKRHVDAAKLDEKIFEDDLESWDQAFVKVDQATLFDLINAAAYLNIKSLLDLTCQAVADMIKGKTPEEIRKTFNIKDEFTPEEEEEVRRENQWALNEVSR is encoded by the exons ATGTCGTCGTCGTCGAAGATCACCCTGCAGAGCTCCGACGGCGAGTCGTTCGAGGTCGAGGAGGCGGTGGCGCTGGAATCACAGACCATTGGGCTCGTGATCGAGAACGACTGCGCCGACAACTGTATTCCTTTGCCCAACGTCACCAGCAAGATCTTGGCCATGGTCATCGAGTACTGCAAGAGGCACGTCGACGCCGCCAAGCTCGACGAGAAGATCTTCGAGGACGATCTCGAGTCCTGGGATCAGGCGTTCGTAAAGGTGGACCAGGCTACGCTGTTTGATCTCATTAAC GCTGCAGCCTACTTGAACATCAAGAGCCTTTTGGACCTGACATGCCAGGCAGTTGCAGACATGATCAAGGGTAAGACTCCAGAAGAGATCAGAAAGACCTTCAACATCAAGGACGAGTTCACCccggaggaagaggaggaagttCGTCGTGAGAACCAGTGGGCGTTGAATGAAGTTTCTCGGTGA